In the genome of Dermacentor silvarum isolate Dsil-2018 chromosome 1, BIME_Dsil_1.4, whole genome shotgun sequence, one region contains:
- the LOC119437413 gene encoding baculoviral IAP repeat-containing protein 5, which yields MAEARKPREQLSLESVLRHQTDAQMNLYEQRVASFTNWPLPADAECTPARMAEAGFYHCPTEDEPDLARCYVCLKQMSEWKPSDDPRSEHARSTNCDFLNLGKKPQDITAREFLALEAARYKNKARKFLEMQEEELQNAISDATRELQKVRNRRR from the coding sequence ATGGCCGAGGCTCGCAAGCCCCGTGAACAGCTTTCATTAGAGTCGGTGCTCCGGCACCAGACGGACGCCCAGATGAACCTCTACGAGCAGCGTGTAGCAAGCTTTACGAACTGGCCGCTACCGGCGGACGCCGAGTGCACGCCGGCGCGGATGGCCGAGGCAGGATTCTACCACTGCCCAACCGAGGACGAACCGGACCTGGCAAGGTGCTACGTCTGCCTGAAGCAGATGTCTGAGTGGAAACCCAGTGATGACCCACGCAGTGAGCATGCTCGTTCGACCAACTGTGACTTTTTGAACTTGGGCAAGAAGCCGCAAGACATCACGGCTAGGGAATTCTTAGCGCTCGAGGCTGCGCGCTACAAGAACAAGGCCCGTAAGTTCCTGGAAATGCAAGAGGAGGAGCTGCAAAACGCTATCAGTGACGCCACGCGAGAACTTCAGAAGGTGCGCAACAGGCGACGTTGA